One region of Vigna angularis cultivar LongXiaoDou No.4 chromosome 10, ASM1680809v1, whole genome shotgun sequence genomic DNA includes:
- the LOC108318939 gene encoding uncharacterized protein LOC108318939 isoform X2, producing MRWFLFKSRTEKIEHIFMTGDLNMEWYVRNEDRHRPEIHAAFNMDDGGMSEGSLGEGSKVDKDDDDDESSDDGAWEAGAEERLRKNNEDIRALNAKIGVLTRELFEIYQTPIFHEADACGTDEEVGGGVDEGHGVGGEENADVGGEEEGDGNEVDDPLGADAEVRGDDNTVGNINFIEIDDDADEEEREVVPLAIPPLRSFVGDPSTSVDVNQLYTAVSIREMNVHRVVSEIIGQSLSTTSIYTLAPMKYVDNMVVLFASTIFMYFEKRLCGVVKRIHFSPLYSEASTESPCIHAS from the exons ATGAGGTGGTTCCTGTTTAAATCAAGGACGGAAAAAATTGAACATATTTTTATGACCGGAGAT TTAAATATGGAGTGGTATGTACGAAATGAAGATCGTCATAGGCCGGAAATCCATGCAGCTTTCAACATGGATGACGGAGGAATGAGTGAAGGATCCTTGGGTGAAGGATCCAAGGTTGacaaagatgatgatgatgacgaaaGTTCTGATGACGGGGCATGGGAAGCAGGTGCGGAGGAGAGATTGAGGAAAAACAACGAAGATATCAGAGCATTGAATGCCAAGATTGGAGTTCTGACTAGggagttatttgaaatttatcaaactccaatctttCATGAAGCAGATGCATGTGGCACTGATGAAGAGGTTGGGGGTGGAGTTGATGAAGGACATGGAGTTGGAGGTGAGGAGAATGCTGACGTtgggggagaagaagaaggtgatggaAATGAAGTTGATGACCCCCTAGGTGCAGATGCTGAAGTAAGAGGGGATGATAATACTGTTGGTAACatcaattttattgaaatagatGATGATGCTGATGAAGAAGAACGGGAGGTCGTGCCATTGGCTATACCCCCATTGCGGAGTTTTGTTGGTGATCCAAGCACTAGTGTTGATGTAAACCAATTGTATACAGCAGTCAGCATCAGAGAGATGAACGTACACAG GGTTGTAAGCGAAATAATTGGGCAAAGCTTGAGCACGACTTCAATTTACACTTTGGCCCCAATGAAATACGTTGATAACATG gTGGTGTTATTTGCTTCTACGATCTTTATGTACTTTGAGAAAAGGTTGTGCGGTGTTGTTAAGAGGATTCATTTTAGTCCGTTATACTCG GAAGCGTCCACAGAATCGCCATGTATTCACGCTTCATAA
- the LOC128194435 gene encoding uncharacterized protein LOC128194435 produces MEGRMVVVEGHLEAVEVAIAEMKADTAAIRQDVQAILKALGERHRNNHGKQQGESESSVNDNGGGPSGGGGRNGDGNQGGTSQWRKRVELPVFEGGKPWVWIGRAEKFFEVQKVAEEEKLELAFISMDGYAGSWFRFWREKTKNSSWDGLKRALGIRFGGGTRGTVYERLSTIRQSGPVEEYIRDFEVLVGQTTQIPEEQIMGYFLSGLREEVGDHVRPHDPPDLMTAMRVARDVEKLCTKTGGGWLPKNKNSWGKASGSVTVRGGTTESVGSVNKDATQGRNKGLATSGGGDRTVRNLPYPEYLKRREEGRCFRCGGPFSPGHRCPERGLKMLIVVEEEEEVEGEEVSETNLATMELSALSAGGLTTPKTMKLRGHIGQREVVILIDSGASHNFIDRRLVEELRMTVTKTQPYLVSLGDGQRKRISGCCEKVALEIGEAQVVERFYIFKLGGVEVILGVEWLAKLGEVTVDWRVLTMKYRQGDKRITVQGDPTLERRVVGPEALKKIDEVATCFLVWELGLCETHTSSPKCSGLTEKHKQQMGDLLEQHDVVFTELEGLPPSREMVHQIHLKEGDGPINVRPYQYPHVMKDEIEQQVSEMLRSGVIRPSHSPYSSPVILVKKKDGSWRFCIDYRALNRATVPDKFPIPVIEELLDELGGLPIFLRWT; encoded by the coding sequence ATGGAGGGAAGAATGGTGGTAGTCGAAGGGCACTTAGAGGCGGTCGAAGTGGCAATTGCAGAGATGAAAGCTGATACGGCGGCGATACGCCAGGACGTCCAGGCAATCTTGAAGGCGCTTGGAGAACGTCACCGCAATAACCACGGGAAGCAACAGGGGGAGAGTGAGTCGTCGGTGAACGATAATGGTGGTGGTCCAAGCGGCGGAGGGGGAAGAAATGGAGACGGTAACCAAGGAGGTACGAGCCAATGGAGGAAACGAGTCGAATTACCAGTCTTTGAGGGGGGCAAACCTTGGGTATGGATTGGCAGAGCAGAGAAGTTTTTCGAAGTACAGAAGGTGGCGGAGGAGGAGAAACTGGAACTGGCCTTTATCAGTATGGATGGCTACGCCGGAAGCTGGTTCCGATTCTGGCGAGAGAAAACCAAGAACTCTTCTTGGGATGGGTTGAAGAGAGCTCTTGGTATCCGTTTTGGAGGAGGAACACGAGGAACGGTGTATGAAAGGCTGTCAACCATACGACAGTCGGGACCGGTGGAGGAGTACATACGCGATTTTGAAGTTCTGGTGGGGCAGACGACCCAGATACCCGAGGAGCAGATCATGGGGTATTTCCTGTCCGGTCTGAGGGAGGAGGTGGGCGATCATGTCCGGCCACATGATCCACCGGATTTGATGACCGCCATGCGAGTGGCGAGGGATGTGGAGAAATTATGCACGAAGACCGGAGGAGGGTGGTTACCCAAGAATAAGAATTCTTGGGGGAAGGCGTCGGGTTCGGTGACGGTGCGAGGAGGAACGACGGAAAGTGTGGGGTCTGTTAATAAAGACGCGACACAGGGACGGAATAAGGGGCTGGCTACCAGCGGTGGAGGTGATCGGACTGTTCGCAATCTACCTTACCCGGAGTATCTTAAACGGAGGGAAGAGGGTCGTTGTTTCAGATGCGGCGGACCCTTCAGCCCCGGCCATCGCTGCCCAGAGAGGGGCCTCAAAATGCTAATTGTGgttgaggaagaggaagaggtcgAAGGCGAAGAAGTGTCAGAGACGAACCTTGCGACAATGGAGTTGTCGGCACTGTCCGCCGGAGGGCTGACGACACCCAAGACAATGAAGTTACGAGGACACATCGGACAAAGAGAGGTAGTAATTCTAATTGATAGTGGCGCGAGCCACAATTTCATTGATCGACGGTTGGTGGAGGAACTGCGGATGACGGTGACAAAAACACAGCCGTATTTGGTGAGTTTGGGGGACGGGCAGAGGAAGAGAATCAGTGGCTGTTGCGAAAAGGTAGCATTGGAGATAGGAGAGGCTCAAGTCGTGGAACGTTTTTACATCTTCAAGCTCGGAGGGGTGGAGGTCATCTTAGGGGTAGAGTGGCTAGCAAAGCTTGGGGAGGTGACGGTGGACTGGAGAGTTTTAACGATGAAGTACAGACAAGGAGACAAGAGGATAACTGTACAAGGGGATCCCACGTTAGAGAGGAGGGTGGTGGGCCCCGaagctttaaaaaaaatagatgaggTGGCAACATGTTTTTTGGTCTGGGAGTTGGGCTTGTGCGAGACTCATACAAGCAGCCCAAAGTGTTCGGGCCTTACTGAAAAACATAAGCAGCAGATGGGGGATTTACTAGAACAACATGACGTGGTGTTCACGGAGCTTGAGGGGTTGCCACCTAGCAGGGAGATGGTGCATCAGATACACCTTAAAGAGGGAGATGGTCCGATCAATGTCAGGCCGTACCAATACCCACATGTAATGAAAGATGAGATCGAGCAGCAAGTTTCGGAGATGCTCCGATCGGGGGTGATCCGTCCGAGCCATAGCCCGTACTCCAGCCCAGTAATTTTAGTCAAGAAAAAAGATGGTAGTTGGCGTTTCTGCATAGACTACAGAGCCCTGAATAGAGCGACGGTGCCGGATAAGTTTCCCATACCGGTGATAGAAGAGCTATTGGACGAGTTAGGGGGGCTTCCTATTTTTCTAAGGTGGACTTGA
- the LOC108318934 gene encoding uncharacterized protein LOC108318934, translated as MVTGLDSADGDVHQWKKMPFEGEKVLTGPELIQQTTEKVKLIQERLKTSRSRHKSYADKRRRHLEFDAGDHVFLRLHPTTGVGRVIRPKKLSPKFVGPYQILRKIGPVAYELSLPPQLSNLHPVFHVSQLRKYVADPSHILELENIHLRQDRTLEMQPVRIEGSDTKYYRRKAVRLVKIVWDEKTGDSTWEVEDAIKDLYPHLFETQY; from the exons ATGGTGACGGGGTTGGACTCCGCCGACGGCGACGTCCACCAATGGAAGAAGATGCCTTTT GAAGGGGAAAAGGTGTTAACAGGACCAGAGCTCATTCAGCAGACGACTGAGAAAGTGAAGCTGATTCAAGAAAGGTTGAAGACGTCCAGGAGTCGACATAAATCTTATGCTGACAAGAGGAGAAGACACTTGGAGTTCGATGCAGGAGATCATGTCTTCCTTAGACTACATCCGACCACTGGTGTAGGGAGAGTTATCCGACCAaagaagttgtctcccaagTTCGTCGGACCTTATCAAATCTTGAGGAAGATTGGGCCAGTTGCGTACGAGTTGTCTTTGCCGCCTCAGTTATCAAACTTGCATCCAGTCTTTCATGTTTCTCAACTCCGGAAGTATGTAGCCGACCCCTCTCACATATTGGAATTAGAAAACATTCATCTTCGTCAAGATCGTACGTTGGAGATGCAGCCGGTACGCATTGAAGGCAGTGACACCAAATACTACAGAAGAAAAGCAGTCAGATTGGTAAAAATAGTGTGGGACGAGAAGACAGGAGACTCTACATGGGAGGTGGAAGATGCCATTAAGGATTTGTATCCCCATCTGTTCGAGACTCAGTactaa
- the LOC108318939 gene encoding uncharacterized protein LOC108318939 isoform X1, whose protein sequence is MVATPISFSKFVFIFRIVVPSRSRLRHLGLEIGGLEIPFDEVVGGLVGEMFKSKTISLKDLTDMFNVIVDDKNIDVDVVCRLYILVCLVVFYFPRKSRHVCNMPFGVLDELDRLCLYDWCTGVHKHIVENLNKCKKKIMGAGIPQSVTLSGNVAVFQAWAVERLSLHGHPSHRFFPRIMRWFLFKSRTEKIEHIFMTGDLNMEWYVRNEDRHRPEIHAAFNMDDGGMSEGSLGEGSKVDKDDDDDESSDDGAWEAGAEERLRKNNEDIRALNAKIGVLTRELFEIYQTPIFHEADACGTDEEVGGGVDEGHGVGGEENADVGGEEEGDGNEVDDPLGADAEVRGDDNTVGNINFIEIDDDADEEEREVVPLAIPPLRSFVGDPSTSVDVNQLYTAVSIREMNVHRVVSEIIGQSLSTTSIYTLAPMKYVDNMVVLFASTIFMYFEKRLCGVVKRIHFSPLYSEASTESPCIHAS, encoded by the exons atggtggcgactccaatctctttttcaaaattcgtttttatttttcggatcgtcgtcccgtcgcgatcccggttgcgacactTAGGTTTAGAAATAGGTGGTTTAGAGATTCCCTTTGATGAAGTAGTTGGTGGATTGGTTGGTgaaatgttcaaatcaaaaaccATCAGTTTGAAGGACTTGACGGACATGTTTAATGTCATTGTTGATGATAAAAACATTGATGTTGATGTAGTGTgtaggttatatatattagtttgtttggttgttttctatttcCCTAGGAAATCAAGGCATGTTTGTAACATGCCTTTTGGAGTGTTAGACGAGTTAGACCGTTTGTGTCTATATGATTGGTGCACCGGTGTACATAAACATATTGtagagaatttaaataaatgtaagaagaaaattatgggAGCAGGTATCCCCCAGTCAGTCACTCTCAGTGGCAATGTGGCAGTGTTTCAG gCTTGGGCGGTTGAGAGACTTTCTTTGCATGGTCATCCTTCGCACCGGTTTTTCCCGCGCATAATGAGGTGGTTCCTGTTTAAATCAAGGACGGAAAAAATTGAACATATTTTTATGACCGGAGAT TTAAATATGGAGTGGTATGTACGAAATGAAGATCGTCATAGGCCGGAAATCCATGCAGCTTTCAACATGGATGACGGAGGAATGAGTGAAGGATCCTTGGGTGAAGGATCCAAGGTTGacaaagatgatgatgatgacgaaaGTTCTGATGACGGGGCATGGGAAGCAGGTGCGGAGGAGAGATTGAGGAAAAACAACGAAGATATCAGAGCATTGAATGCCAAGATTGGAGTTCTGACTAGggagttatttgaaatttatcaaactccaatctttCATGAAGCAGATGCATGTGGCACTGATGAAGAGGTTGGGGGTGGAGTTGATGAAGGACATGGAGTTGGAGGTGAGGAGAATGCTGACGTtgggggagaagaagaaggtgatggaAATGAAGTTGATGACCCCCTAGGTGCAGATGCTGAAGTAAGAGGGGATGATAATACTGTTGGTAACatcaattttattgaaatagatGATGATGCTGATGAAGAAGAACGGGAGGTCGTGCCATTGGCTATACCCCCATTGCGGAGTTTTGTTGGTGATCCAAGCACTAGTGTTGATGTAAACCAATTGTATACAGCAGTCAGCATCAGAGAGATGAACGTACACAG GGTTGTAAGCGAAATAATTGGGCAAAGCTTGAGCACGACTTCAATTTACACTTTGGCCCCAATGAAATACGTTGATAACATG gTGGTGTTATTTGCTTCTACGATCTTTATGTACTTTGAGAAAAGGTTGTGCGGTGTTGTTAAGAGGATTCATTTTAGTCCGTTATACTCG GAAGCGTCCACAGAATCGCCATGTATTCACGCTTCATAA